TTCAAAACCTGTCCGTTTTGCCAGTTTTGAAAACATAACATAGACCCACATGATCCCTAAAAGTACACCGTAGCATAACACGATCCGATCCGCATAGTCGGGCCGGGTGATGATTAGTTGAAGTACGGTCAATATCTGGAAAAGTGTGAGCATGGCAAAAGAACTCCAAGGGGGTGCCGGACGGCTCTGAGCCAGCCTGTTCTGCTGCTGCTTTTCGTGCTCTTCTTCTGAAATCTGTTCCAGGGTAAGGAGTACACCGCCAAACAGAATGGTTTCACCAGGTTTTACCGGAGCGGAATCCTTTACCGGATGTCCGTTGCACAGCGTCGGATTTTTTTCTGACAGACTGTAGACTTTCCAATTTCCATCATCATCGCGGATAAGCGAGCATTGGGTTCTGGAAATGGTAGGAAAGTTGATGATCACGTCACAGTGGCGGGCACGTCCTACCGTGCATTCCCAATGATGAATAGGAAATCTGCCGAGTTCAGGAGATACCAGATAACCCCAGGTCTCTTCCGGATTTTTTACCCGAAGCATGTCGTGAAGAACAGATAAAAGTATGCCCAGTGCAAGAACGGGAAAAATCCATCTTACGATTCCGCCGTACCAATCTGCAACTGTTGTGGGATTTTCTGAGATCCACTGAAACGCGTATTGAATGATTTCACCGGTGCGCGATCCGAAATCTGAAAGAATTTCTCCCATATTATTCATAAAGTCTGACAACTTATTACCTCCATGTTCATCGTAATGAAATCCGCCGCAGTGCTGTAAATGCGGCAGGGTTTCAAAAGATATACTAACTAAAACAGTATATCATAGGAAGGCGGTTCGTGTATTGACAAATTTAACTATTTCGTGCAAAATCGGTAATAGTTTATTGTGTTTTTATGGAAATTGGAACAGGTTAGTATCTCTATGCGATCTGTCAATGTGGGCAGGACTTCACGGGAAAGGAAATGAGATGGAAAGATTTTTTAAATTACAAGAACATCATACAGATGTAAAAACGGAAATTACGGCAGGGATTACTACATTTCTATCTATGGCATACATTTTGGCGGTCAATCCCGCTATGCTGGCAGATGCGGGGATGAACAGCGGAGGCGTGTTCACGGCGACCGCTATATCGGCGGCAGTCGGCACACTGATTATGGCCTTTTTTACGAATTATCCGGTAGCACTGGCCTCCGGCATGGGCCTCAACGCATATTTTACTTATTCTGTATGCATACCTCTGGCGGAGCAGGGAATAGAGGATCCGTGGAAGATTGCTCTGGCGGCAGTATTTGTTGAGGGACTGATATTTATTTTATTGACCCTCTGCCGATTCCGGGAAAAGCTTATAAACGATGTCCCTAAAAATTTAAAGTATGGCATCACCGTCGGAATTGGATTATTTATAACCTTGATCGGATTGAGCAATGCGGGGATCGTTATTGCAAGCAGCTCCACCTTAGTGGATTTGGGATCGGTTCCTTCTGCACCGTTTGCATTGGCTTTTTTAGGGTTTTTAGTCATCTGCATCCTGCATCATTACAAAGTCATTTGTCCCATTTTATGGGGAATATTGGTAACCTGGGGAGTAGGCATGCTTGCGCAGAAAATCGGCTGGTATACGGTGAATCCAAATGTCGGACAGTATTCTGTCTTTCCTGACTTCAATAGCAGTGGATTTATTCCGGAAAAACCGGCCCTGTTTGCCTTTGACTTCGGATTTATCACAAAGAACTTTATCCAGTTTGCGGTGATTGTTTTTTCGTTTTTGTTTGTGGAATTATTTGATACGGTGGGCGGATTGATCGGTATAGCGGATAAGGCAGATCTCTTGGATGAGGATGGAAAACTTCCCCAAGCAAGCAGAGCCCTGATGGCAGATGCCGTTGGAACCGTTGCTGGAGCGTGTCTGGGTACCTCCACGGTGACGGCGTATATGGAAAGCTGTGCGGGAGTGGGACAGGGAGGAAGAACCGGATTGACTGCGGTCACTACAGCTGTTTTTTTTATGCTTGCTTTATTTTTCTCACCAGTTTTTATCGCCATACCGGGTTTTGCCACAGCTCCGGCTTTGATATTTGTGGGGTGGCTCATGATGAATTCCATTAAAAAGATGAGTTTTGAGGGAGATCCCGCAGACTCCATAGGGGGATTCATTGCCATGATCATGATGCCCTTTACATATTCCATTGCAAACGGCATTATGTTTGGTATTTTGAGCTGGGTCATTTTGAAGCTGTGTTCCGGAAAAATGAAAGATATACCGGCGGTAATGTGGGTCAGCAGCCTGCTGTTTATTTTGAGAATCATCACGATGATTTTTTAGTTTGGAGATATTTAAAAAATATGATACAATAATGAAGATGTTATTTATATGGCAAGATAGGAGCTTGAGATGAGTATTGATACAGTAAAGTCGATCAATCAATATTTTGACGGAATAAATCAGGGAAACGTTGGTATTAACGGATCTGAAAAGAATGGGAATGCTTTTGAACAGACATTAAAAAAATTTGTTTCTGAAAATCAGGGAAATGATTTGCTTTCAAATGTTGTAAGTTCCCCGGATCATACGAATGGTACGGGAGCTCATTCGGATTTGGAAGATATTTTTACGAAAGCCGCAGAAACGTATGATGTCCCGGTAGAACTGCTAAAAGCTGTGGCAAAAGCGGAATCGGGATTTAATCCCAATGCGGTATCAAAGTGCGGAGCAATGGGCATCATGCAGTTAATGCCGGCTACAGCTAAGGCATTGGGCGTGGTGAATGCGTACGATCCGGAGCAGAATATCATGGGCGGAGCTCATTATATATCCCAAAAGTTAAAAGCTTATAACGGGGATATTACGCTGGCTTTGGCGGCATACAACGCCGGTTCGGGAAATGTTGCCAAATACGGAGGCGTGCCGCCTTTTTCAGAAACACAGAATTACATAAAAAAGATTTATGGATATATGGGCGAGGACATCAAACTGCCTGAGCTTCAAACACAGACTGCGAATTCAGTTTCTTCGGGAATTGCCGAACTTCTGGGGGGAACTCAGCCGTTTACAGATCAGGAAACAGAAAAAGCATATCTGGCAGAAAGACTGCAAATATTGTGCCACCAGCTGGATATGCAGGGAATCTTCGCATCGGATGACGAAGAAGAAAATAACAGCTACGATCTGGGTGTAAGCCAGCTGATAAATTCGTTGAAGAATCTATAAAGGCAGCAGTTAAAATACGATGAAAAGAGAGGATATATCAATGGAGAGAAGGATCGGAACAGTTTCCAGAGGATTACGAGCACCAATTATCAGACAAGGAGATGACTTGAAAAGGATAGCAGTAGATACATTGCTGGAGGCTGCTGAAATCCACGGCTTCGAGATTCAGGACAGAGATATTTTGGCCATTACGGAGGCGGTTGTGGCGAGAGCACAGGGAAACTATGCTACCACATCGCAGCTTGCAGAGGACGTGAAAGAGAAACTGGGAGGAGAAAGCATAGGCGTGATTTTTCCCATTCTGAGCCGAAATCGATTTTCCGTTTGTTTGAAAGGAATTGCTAAAGGAGCGAAAAAAGTCATACTGATGCTTAGCTATCCCAGCGATGAGGTGGGAAATCATTTGGTGGATATTGATTTACTGGATGAAAAAAATATTAATCCGTACACGGATGTATTAGATCAGGAACAGTTTGAGAATCTTTTTGGAAAATCAAAGCACACTTTTACGGGGATGGATTATGTAAATTATTATAAACAGCTTATTGAAAACGAAGGAGCCGAAGCAGAAATTATCTTTTCAAATAATCCAAAAACAATTCTAAATTACACCAAGAATGTATTGACCTGCGATATTCATACCCGAGAAAGAACCAAGCGAATCTTAAAGAAAGCCGGAGCGGATATCGTGCTGGGACTGGACGACCTGCTCAATAAGAGTGTGTCGGGAAGCGGATTCAATACAAAGTATGGGATTCTTGGATCCAATAAGGCAACGGAAGATACAGTCAAGTTATTTCCCAATGACTGTACGGCATTTTCAAAAAGCATTCAGAAAGAAATCCGGGAGAGAACCGGAAAGACTATTGAGGTAATGGTCTACGGGGATGGTGCGTTTAAGGATCCGGTAGGCAAGATCTGGGAGCTGGCAGATCCGGTGGTTTCACCGGGATACACGGAAGGGCTGGAAGGCACTCCAAATGAAATCAAAATCAAATATCTTGCGGACAATGATTTTGCTGATCTGTGCGGAGATGCTCTCAAAGAAGCTATTTCAGACCGTATCAAGAAGAAGGACAGCCATCTGGGCGATTCCATGGCTGCGCAGGGTACCACGCCGAGGCGACTAACGGACTTAATCGGCTCTCTTTGCGATCTGACGTCTGGAAGCGGAGATAAGGGCACGCCCATTGTTTATATTCAAGGATATTTCGATAATTATACGATATAAAACAAGATAAAAAAGTGAAAATGAAAGAATAAATAAACGAAAAAACAGAAGCGCGTTGCTTCTGTTTTTTATTTTTGGTATGAAGCCTTGTCTCCTGTGCAAGGTCATTGAAGAGCAGACTTGTGTAAAATTAATCGTCTAACATGGACACGATATCCTGCTTCGGACGTGCGCCTACAGCCACATTGACTACCTTGCCTTCTTTGACTACAGCCAGTGTCGGGATGCTCATGACATTAAAAGCACTGGCAAGCTCAGGCTGTTCGTCAATATTTACCTTGCAGACCTTTGCGGTCGGCAGTTCTTTTGCAATTTCATCGACAATAGGGGAGACCATCTTGCATGGACCGCACCATGAAGCCCAAAAATCAATGAGTACCGGTTTGTCGGATTCCATTACTTCTGTTTGAAAATTATCTTTTGTTACTGTTAATGCTGACATATCTTTTCTCCTTTTTATCTTATATTTTCTATGCGTTCAAAATGTATTGGTTTATTTTATGTCACAATTATATTATATTTTATACCCAGATTCTGTGACATTATCACCGAATTAAAAAATAATTTATCCGCGGAGATATTTGATGGCGGAGGTTCCGGCAATAGCACCGTCGCTTACGGCTTTAGATATTTGAAGCAGCCCGCCGGTGCAGTCTCCCGCCGCATATAGCCCGGGAACGTTTGTGGACATATCAGCGTTTACTATGATTTTGTTCCCTTCGGTAAAAGCACCTATTTTTTTAGCCAGAGCAGTACTTCCCGCAGTTCCGTAAGCAATAAAGACGCCGTCCAGCCTGATCTGGTTTTCATGATTCAGCGTGACGGATTCCAGAGATCCGATTCCGCCTAACAGCGGGCTGGAAGGGCCGGGATTAAAGCTGGAAACGGATTGCCTTTCAATTTTAATTTCCTGTGGGAACGGAACGGCAGGTTCCGTACCATTTGTCAGTAATGTAACCGAATTGGCAACGGGGAGAAGCTCTTTTGCCTCATTTAATGCATATTCACCGTTCCCCAGTACACCCACATTTTTACCTCTGTAGAAAAAAGCATCGCAGATGGCGCAATAGCTGACTCCCTTTCCTTCCAATTCTTGCAGGCCTTTGATAGGAGGAGCCGTGCGGGAGGTACCTGT
This region of Aminipila luticellarii genomic DNA includes:
- a CDS encoding NCS2 family permease; this translates as MERFFKLQEHHTDVKTEITAGITTFLSMAYILAVNPAMLADAGMNSGGVFTATAISAAVGTLIMAFFTNYPVALASGMGLNAYFTYSVCIPLAEQGIEDPWKIALAAVFVEGLIFILLTLCRFREKLINDVPKNLKYGITVGIGLFITLIGLSNAGIVIASSSTLVDLGSVPSAPFALAFLGFLVICILHHYKVICPILWGILVTWGVGMLAQKIGWYTVNPNVGQYSVFPDFNSSGFIPEKPALFAFDFGFITKNFIQFAVIVFSFLFVELFDTVGGLIGIADKADLLDEDGKLPQASRALMADAVGTVAGACLGTSTVTAYMESCAGVGQGGRTGLTAVTTAVFFMLALFFSPVFIAIPGFATAPALIFVGWLMMNSIKKMSFEGDPADSIGGFIAMIMMPFTYSIANGIMFGILSWVILKLCSGKMKDIPAVMWVSSLLFILRIITMIF
- a CDS encoding lytic transglycosylase domain-containing protein produces the protein MSIDTVKSINQYFDGINQGNVGINGSEKNGNAFEQTLKKFVSENQGNDLLSNVVSSPDHTNGTGAHSDLEDIFTKAAETYDVPVELLKAVAKAESGFNPNAVSKCGAMGIMQLMPATAKALGVVNAYDPEQNIMGGAHYISQKLKAYNGDITLALAAYNAGSGNVAKYGGVPPFSETQNYIKKIYGYMGEDIKLPELQTQTANSVSSGIAELLGGTQPFTDQETEKAYLAERLQILCHQLDMQGIFASDDEEENNSYDLGVSQLINSLKNL
- a CDS encoding coenzyme F420-0:L-glutamate ligase, whose product is MERRIGTVSRGLRAPIIRQGDDLKRIAVDTLLEAAEIHGFEIQDRDILAITEAVVARAQGNYATTSQLAEDVKEKLGGESIGVIFPILSRNRFSVCLKGIAKGAKKVILMLSYPSDEVGNHLVDIDLLDEKNINPYTDVLDQEQFENLFGKSKHTFTGMDYVNYYKQLIENEGAEAEIIFSNNPKTILNYTKNVLTCDIHTRERTKRILKKAGADIVLGLDDLLNKSVSGSGFNTKYGILGSNKATEDTVKLFPNDCTAFSKSIQKEIRERTGKTIEVMVYGDGAFKDPVGKIWELADPVVSPGYTEGLEGTPNEIKIKYLADNDFADLCGDALKEAISDRIKKKDSHLGDSMAAQGTTPRRLTDLIGSLCDLTSGSGDKGTPIVYIQGYFDNYTI
- the trxA gene encoding thioredoxin, whose translation is MSALTVTKDNFQTEVMESDKPVLIDFWASWCGPCKMVSPIVDEIAKELPTAKVCKVNIDEQPELASAFNVMSIPTLAVVKEGKVVNVAVGARPKQDIVSMLDD
- a CDS encoding NAD(P)/FAD-dependent oxidoreductase; translation: MKNVIIIGNGPAGISAALYTVRAGIHTTVIGSGLGSLGKADKIENYYGFEYPVSGTRLVETGIAQAKRLGAKVIKEEVVSVSSITAEPDSAPNGQTFSVRTDKHEYLSDSVILATGTSRTAPPIKGLQELEGKGVSYCAICDAFFYRGKNVGVLGNGEYALNEAKELLPVANSVTLLTNGTEPAVPFPQEIKIERQSVSSFNPGPSSPLLGGIGSLESVTLNHENQIRLDGVFIAYGTAGSTALAKKIGAFTEGNKIIVNADMSTNVPGLYAAGDCTGGLLQISKAVSDGAIAGTSAIKYLRG